The Streptomyces phaeolivaceus genome has a window encoding:
- a CDS encoding AMP-binding protein translates to MNDMAHALGESRTLWELLARRADLTPDRPVLLQDDRTLSFGELRSRAERVAAGLYDRGVRPGTVVAWQLPTRIETVLLSFALARLGAVQSPVIPFYRDREVGFALRESEAAFFAVPGEWRGFDHTEMARRLAARGVFEAYDRLPDGDPAVLPAPPGDGTSVRWIYWTSGTTSDPKGVLHTDRSLIAGGSCLAHALRLTQDDVGSIAFPYAHIGGPDYMVMLLLYGFPAVLFEHFALPAALEGYRKHGVTVAGGSTAFYSMFLAEQRERPDVPVIPTLRLLAGGGAPKPPEVYHAVVREMGVQLTHGYGMTEVPMITMGAPDDSVENLATTEGRPPEGMEIRIAEGGEVRLRGEAVCQGYLDQAQSAAAFDGDGFFLTGDLGRLTDSGHLVLTGRLKDVIIRKGENISAKEIEDLLHRHPAVQDVAVVGLPDAERGERVCAVVEQPPGAGPLTLTDVTDWLRAEGLSVHKLPERLEVVEALPRNETLRKVLKYKLRERYSGTVK, encoded by the coding sequence GTGAACGACATGGCCCACGCGCTCGGCGAGTCCCGCACCCTCTGGGAGCTGCTGGCCCGTCGCGCCGATCTCACCCCCGACCGGCCGGTCCTGCTCCAGGACGACCGGACCCTGAGCTTCGGCGAGTTGCGCTCCCGCGCCGAGCGCGTGGCGGCCGGGCTGTACGACCGGGGCGTACGCCCCGGCACGGTCGTCGCCTGGCAGCTGCCCACCCGGATCGAGACGGTCCTGCTCTCCTTCGCGCTGGCCCGCCTCGGTGCCGTCCAGTCCCCGGTCATCCCCTTCTACCGCGACCGCGAGGTCGGCTTCGCGCTCCGGGAGTCCGAGGCCGCGTTCTTCGCCGTACCCGGCGAGTGGCGGGGCTTCGACCACACGGAGATGGCACGGCGGCTGGCGGCGCGGGGCGTCTTCGAGGCGTACGACCGCCTCCCGGACGGCGACCCCGCCGTGCTCCCGGCCCCGCCCGGCGACGGCACCTCCGTCCGCTGGATCTACTGGACCTCGGGCACCACCTCCGACCCCAAGGGCGTGCTGCACACGGACCGTTCACTGATCGCGGGCGGCTCCTGCCTCGCCCACGCGCTCCGGCTCACGCAGGACGACGTCGGCTCGATCGCCTTCCCGTACGCGCACATCGGCGGCCCCGACTACATGGTGATGCTGCTGCTGTACGGCTTCCCGGCGGTGCTGTTCGAGCACTTCGCGCTGCCGGCCGCGCTGGAGGGCTACCGCAAGCACGGGGTGACGGTGGCGGGCGGGTCGACGGCGTTCTACTCGATGTTCCTCGCCGAGCAGCGCGAGCGGCCGGACGTGCCGGTGATCCCCACCCTCCGGCTGCTCGCGGGCGGCGGGGCGCCGAAGCCGCCCGAGGTGTACCACGCGGTCGTACGGGAGATGGGCGTGCAGCTCACCCATGGGTACGGCATGACGGAGGTGCCGATGATCACGATGGGGGCGCCGGACGACAGCGTGGAGAACCTGGCGACGACGGAGGGACGGCCACCGGAGGGGATGGAGATCCGGATCGCGGAGGGCGGGGAGGTGCGATTGCGCGGGGAGGCCGTCTGCCAGGGGTATCTGGATCAGGCGCAGTCGGCGGCGGCCTTCGACGGGGACGGGTTCTTCCTCACCGGCGACCTCGGGCGGCTCACGGACAGCGGCCATCTGGTGCTGACCGGCCGCCTCAAGGACGTCATCATCCGCAAGGGCGAGAACATCTCGGCGAAGGAGATCGAGGATCTGCTGCACCGGCATCCGGCCGTCCAGGACGTGGCGGTCGTCGGGCTGCCGGACGCGGAGCGCGGCGAACGGGTCTGCGCGGTGGTCGAACAGCCGCCGGGGGCAGGGCCGTTGACGCTGACGGACGTCACCGACTGGCTGCGCGCGGAAGGGCTGTCCGTCCACAAACTGCCGGAGCGGCTGGAGGTGGTGGAGGCCCTTCCGCGCAACGAGACCCTGCGCAAGGTGCTCAAGTACAAGCTGCGGGAACGCTATTCGGGCACGGTGAAGTAG
- a CDS encoding transcriptional regulator has translation MAARPLVARQPNERLQALIQEAGCSNAGLARRVNMCGAEHGLDLRYDKTSVARWLRGQQPRGRAPAIIAEALGRKLGRTVTIDEIGMANGKNLASGVGLQFSPTVLGAIEQVCELWRSDVGRRDFLSGSSVAASALVEPSRDWLISAPDSQVARSAGPRVGLADVDAVRAMTQALVDLDHQYGSGHVRPVVVHYLNSVVSGLLAGSYREAVGRELFAAVARLTELAGYMAVDTGQPGLAQRYYIQALRLAQAAGDRAYGGYVLAASMSHLAAQLGNPREIAQLARAAQEGARGRSTPRAESMFHAAEARGHALMGDARAAQTAAGRAVEALEAADPSSGDDPAWIKHFDEAYLADELAHCHRDLGQAEAAARRAEESLAKHPESRARRRAIGYVLLATAQVQQREIEQACHTGTKAVELLGSLRSNRGADYLEDFQQRLEPFREEAVVREFGARMDLQAA, from the coding sequence ATGGCCGCAAGGCCGCTCGTCGCCAGGCAGCCGAACGAACGACTGCAGGCGCTCATCCAGGAAGCGGGCTGTTCCAACGCGGGACTGGCCCGGCGGGTCAACATGTGCGGCGCGGAGCACGGACTCGACCTGCGCTACGACAAGACGTCCGTCGCGCGCTGGCTGCGGGGACAGCAGCCCCGGGGCCGGGCGCCCGCCATCATCGCCGAGGCCCTCGGCCGCAAGCTGGGCCGTACGGTCACGATCGACGAGATCGGCATGGCCAACGGCAAGAACCTGGCGTCCGGTGTCGGTCTGCAGTTCTCTCCGACGGTCCTCGGCGCCATCGAGCAGGTCTGTGAGCTGTGGCGCAGCGACGTGGGCCGGCGCGACTTCCTCTCCGGGTCGTCCGTGGCCGCCTCCGCGCTGGTCGAGCCCAGCCGCGACTGGCTGATCTCCGCGCCGGACTCCCAGGTGGCCCGCTCGGCGGGACCCCGGGTGGGGCTCGCCGACGTGGACGCCGTGCGCGCGATGACCCAGGCCCTCGTCGACCTCGACCACCAGTACGGCAGCGGGCATGTACGGCCGGTCGTCGTGCACTACCTCAACAGCGTGGTCTCGGGGCTGCTCGCCGGCTCCTACCGGGAGGCGGTGGGGCGGGAGTTGTTCGCCGCGGTCGCCCGGCTGACCGAACTCGCCGGATACATGGCCGTCGACACCGGGCAGCCCGGCCTCGCCCAGCGGTACTACATCCAGGCGCTGCGCCTCGCCCAGGCCGCGGGCGACCGCGCCTACGGCGGATACGTCCTCGCCGCGTCCATGAGCCACCTCGCCGCACAGCTCGGAAACCCGCGGGAGATCGCGCAGTTGGCGCGCGCCGCGCAGGAAGGGGCGCGCGGGCGGTCCACACCCCGGGCGGAGTCGATGTTCCACGCGGCGGAGGCGCGCGGGCACGCGCTGATGGGCGACGCGCGCGCCGCGCAGACGGCGGCCGGGCGGGCCGTGGAGGCGCTGGAGGCGGCGGATCCGTCCTCCGGGGACGACCCGGCGTGGATCAAGCACTTCGACGAGGCCTATCTCGCGGACGAGTTGGCGCACTGCCACCGGGATCTGGGGCAGGCGGAGGCGGCGGCCCGGCGGGCCGAGGAGTCGCTCGCCAAGCACCCGGAGTCGCGGGCGCGGCGGCGGGCGATCGGGTATGTACTGCTCGCCACGGCGCAGGTGCAGCAGCGGGAGATCGAGCAGGCCTGCCACACGGGGACGAAGGCGGTGGAGCTGCTGGGGTCGCTGCGGTCGAACCGGGGGGCCGACTATCTGGAGGACTTCCAGCAGCGGTTGGAACCGTTCCGGGAGGAGGCGGTGGTCCGGGAGTTCGGGGCGCGGATGGACTTGCAGGCGGCGTAG
- a CDS encoding zf-HC2 domain-containing protein, whose amino-acid sequence MTGEPTPSDAYDDEPESRAPGVGRVPAARGPLDDEGSGENGRHDGAGGPGDGGALGDGDTPGGSGPKEPGGRGNGSGGPPGSGPDDPHDGDGDGDEPVGPPRIPLPRTSVEDTGLPLPDPQLPPAPPTPAPPVLEHRVLKALLGAWALAACSAEEALAVEEHLGVCGACADEARRLREAVGLLHPPESLDLDPALRTQVLDLCLGRRPPRIPVPRWAAPYDAETARLDALLQDIGTADWHAPVRLRWFEGDGPVSRRTTVAGVIAHLLTVDGLVASALGLDDPLARLRPEPEPTPGAGPGVGPGPGPDDGSPAARTEAYWKASHFPPTRALRAPWRQQSHDIVRTTSFTGGGGSDDSDRSGRLAVSYGGFALPLRDAMLDRAFECWIHAEDIAEAVDYPYEPPSGRHLHGMIDLAARMLPLSLAERRRTGLASPPSGRHLVPAGTPGRSLRLEIEGSGGGEWLIPLDSPAALGSADHEVAHVALDGVEFCRLTAGHVPPEEAAAGQGGDREAIRDVLFAAAALSRM is encoded by the coding sequence ATGACCGGCGAACCGACCCCGTCCGACGCGTACGACGACGAGCCGGAGAGCCGGGCACCGGGCGTCGGCCGGGTACCGGCGGCCAGGGGCCCACTGGACGACGAGGGCTCGGGCGAGAACGGGCGGCACGACGGGGCCGGCGGGCCCGGCGACGGCGGCGCACTCGGTGACGGGGACACCCCCGGCGGGAGCGGCCCAAAGGAGCCGGGTGGCCGCGGCAACGGCTCGGGTGGACCGCCCGGCTCCGGACCCGACGACCCCCACGACGGGGACGGCGACGGCGACGAGCCTGTCGGGCCGCCGCGGATACCGCTGCCGCGTACCTCCGTGGAGGACACCGGCTTGCCGCTGCCGGACCCCCAGCTACCACCAGCACCCCCGACCCCCGCCCCTCCCGTGCTGGAGCACCGCGTGCTGAAGGCGTTGCTCGGGGCGTGGGCGTTGGCCGCCTGCTCGGCGGAGGAGGCGTTGGCCGTGGAGGAGCATCTCGGGGTGTGCGGGGCGTGCGCGGACGAGGCGCGGCGGCTGCGGGAGGCCGTGGGCCTGCTGCATCCGCCGGAGAGCCTCGACCTGGACCCGGCCCTGCGCACCCAGGTGCTCGACCTCTGCCTGGGCCGCCGCCCACCCCGCATCCCCGTACCGCGCTGGGCCGCCCCGTACGACGCGGAGACGGCCCGCCTCGACGCGCTGCTCCAGGACATCGGCACCGCCGACTGGCACGCGCCCGTCCGGCTGCGCTGGTTCGAGGGCGACGGTCCGGTGAGCCGCCGTACGACCGTGGCCGGGGTCATCGCCCACCTGCTCACCGTCGACGGGCTCGTCGCGTCCGCGCTCGGCCTGGACGACCCGCTCGCCCGGCTGCGGCCGGAGCCGGAGCCGACACCGGGAGCGGGACCGGGAGTGGGTCCGGGACCGGGACCGGACGACGGTTCGCCCGCGGCGCGCACCGAGGCGTACTGGAAGGCGTCGCACTTCCCGCCCACCCGCGCCCTGCGCGCGCCCTGGCGGCAGCAGAGTCACGACATCGTCCGTACGACGTCGTTCACGGGCGGCGGCGGCTCGGACGACTCCGACCGGTCGGGCCGTCTGGCGGTCTCGTACGGCGGCTTCGCGCTGCCGCTGCGGGACGCGATGCTCGACCGGGCGTTCGAGTGCTGGATCCATGCGGAGGACATCGCGGAGGCCGTGGACTATCCGTACGAGCCGCCCTCGGGCCGTCATCTGCACGGCATGATCGACCTGGCGGCCCGGATGTTGCCCCTCTCGCTGGCCGAGCGCCGCCGGACCGGGCTCGCGTCGCCGCCGTCCGGCCGTCACCTCGTACCGGCCGGCACGCCCGGCCGCAGCCTCCGTCTGGAGATCGAGGGCTCCGGCGGCGGTGAGTGGCTCATCCCCCTCGACTCCCCCGCGGCCCTCGGCTCCGCCGACCACGAGGTGGCCCACGTGGCCCTGGACGGCGTCGAATTCTGCCGCCTCACCGCCGGTCACGTCCCCCCGGAGGAGGCCGCGGCGGGCCAGGGCGGCGACCGCGAGGCGATCAGGGACGTACTGTTCGCGGCAGCCGCGCTGAGCCGCATGTAA
- a CDS encoding EF-hand domain-containing protein: protein MVSSEYERRIAARFATFDQDGNGWIDREDFSAASKAVLNEFGTTARSDKGQALYGGAEAFWQGMAGIADRDGDQRITRDEFVNGAVKRLRDNPDRFAEIARPFLHAALAVADTDGDGKATVEATARVLKALGAPEEVATAAAATLDTDADGKVDEAEVVNAFARYFTVPE, encoded by the coding sequence ATGGTCAGCAGCGAGTACGAGCGCCGGATCGCCGCCCGGTTCGCCACCTTCGACCAGGACGGCAACGGCTGGATCGACCGCGAGGACTTCAGCGCGGCGAGCAAGGCGGTGCTCAACGAGTTCGGCACCACCGCCCGTTCGGACAAGGGCCAGGCCCTGTACGGCGGTGCCGAGGCGTTCTGGCAGGGGATGGCCGGCATAGCGGACCGGGACGGCGATCAGCGCATCACCCGGGACGAGTTCGTGAACGGCGCGGTCAAGCGGCTGCGCGACAACCCCGACCGTTTCGCCGAGATCGCCCGTCCCTTCCTGCACGCGGCCCTCGCCGTCGCGGACACCGACGGGGACGGAAAGGCCACGGTCGAGGCGACCGCCCGGGTCCTCAAGGCCCTCGGCGCCCCCGAGGAGGTCGCCACCGCGGCGGCGGCCACCCTCGACACCGACGCCGACGGCAAGGTGGACGAGGCGGAGGTCGTGAACGCGTTCGCGCGCTACTTCACCGTGCCCGAATAG
- a CDS encoding sigma-70 family RNA polymerase sigma factor has translation MAKDAPPRWDRKMQQRLARGEAAALGELYDRFASLVHGLAHRVLGDEGAADSLTREVFLQLWEDPEAYDPKQGPLRSWVAALTHRLAVQRLRATETAALARGGGGTAEDLERKVHHASVAARADYIVQAMPTPLRAALELAYFQRRDYRQTATDLGVTADEARRRLRLGLQLLSTAHDTRPSGTPPEPGLTT, from the coding sequence ATGGCGAAGGACGCACCGCCCCGCTGGGACCGCAAGATGCAGCAGCGGCTGGCGCGCGGCGAGGCGGCGGCGCTCGGTGAGCTGTACGACCGGTTCGCGTCCCTCGTGCACGGTCTCGCCCACCGCGTCCTCGGCGACGAGGGAGCGGCCGACTCCCTCACCCGCGAGGTGTTCCTCCAGCTCTGGGAGGACCCCGAGGCGTACGACCCCAAGCAGGGCCCGCTGCGCTCCTGGGTGGCGGCGCTCACCCACCGCCTGGCCGTGCAGCGGCTGCGGGCCACCGAGACCGCCGCGCTCGCCCGGGGCGGCGGAGGCACGGCGGAGGATCTGGAACGCAAGGTGCACCACGCCTCGGTCGCGGCCCGCGCCGACTACATAGTGCAGGCGATGCCGACGCCGCTGCGGGCCGCGCTGGAGCTGGCCTACTTCCAGCGCCGCGACTACCGGCAGACCGCCACGGATCTCGGAGTCACCGCGGACGAGGCCCGTCGCCGCCTCCGCCTCGGCCTCCAGCTCCTCTCCACCGCCCACGACACCCGCCCCTCCGGTACCCCGCCCGAACCCGGGCTCACGACATGA
- a CDS encoding amidohydrolase family protein → MTELPRIISVDDHVIEPAHLFDTWLPEKYRDRGPKPLTAGIGELAYVAGKYQITMDPDGQQTDWWIYEDLKFPYKRNIAAVGFDRDEMTLEGITREQMRRGCWDPKARLADMDLNHVEASLCFPTFPRFCGQTFAEAHDKEVALACVRAYNDWMVEEWCGDSGGRLIPLCLIPLWDIDLAVEEIRRNAARGVRAVTFSEIPTYLGLPSIHSGYWDPFFAVCQETGTVVNMHIGSSSQMPAASPDAPPAVQASLSFNNAMASMMDFLFSGVLVKFPTLKLAYSEGQMGWIPYALERADDVWEEHRAWGGVRDLIPEPPSTYYYRQMFCCFFRDKHGVASLDVVGRDNATFETDYPHVDSTFPHTEEVALDHVKGLDDETVYKLMRGNAIRMLDLDFDK, encoded by the coding sequence ATGACCGAACTGCCCCGCATCATCAGCGTCGACGACCATGTGATCGAGCCCGCGCACCTCTTCGACACCTGGCTGCCGGAGAAGTACCGCGACCGGGGCCCGAAGCCCCTCACCGCCGGGATCGGCGAGCTGGCGTACGTCGCCGGGAAGTACCAGATCACGATGGACCCGGACGGGCAGCAGACGGACTGGTGGATCTACGAGGACCTGAAGTTCCCGTACAAGCGGAACATCGCGGCCGTCGGCTTCGACCGGGACGAGATGACGCTGGAGGGCATCACCCGCGAGCAGATGCGGCGCGGCTGCTGGGACCCGAAGGCACGGCTCGCGGACATGGACCTCAACCACGTCGAGGCCTCGCTCTGCTTCCCGACCTTCCCGCGCTTCTGCGGACAGACCTTCGCCGAGGCGCACGACAAGGAGGTCGCCCTGGCCTGCGTACGCGCCTACAACGACTGGATGGTCGAGGAGTGGTGCGGCGACAGCGGCGGCCGGCTGATCCCGCTCTGTCTGATCCCGCTGTGGGACATCGACCTCGCGGTGGAGGAGATCCGGCGGAACGCCGCCCGGGGCGTACGGGCCGTCACCTTCTCCGAGATCCCCACCTACCTCGGCCTGCCCTCCATCCACTCCGGCTACTGGGACCCCTTCTTCGCGGTCTGCCAGGAGACCGGCACGGTCGTCAACATGCACATCGGCTCCAGCTCCCAGATGCCCGCCGCCTCCCCGGACGCGCCGCCCGCCGTACAGGCCTCGCTCTCCTTCAACAACGCGATGGCCTCGATGATGGACTTCCTCTTCAGCGGCGTCCTGGTGAAGTTCCCGACCCTCAAACTCGCCTACAGCGAGGGGCAGATGGGCTGGATCCCGTACGCCCTGGAACGCGCCGACGACGTCTGGGAGGAGCACCGGGCGTGGGGCGGCGTACGGGACCTGATCCCCGAGCCGCCGTCGACGTACTACTACCGGCAGATGTTCTGCTGCTTCTTCCGCGACAAGCACGGCGTCGCCTCGCTGGACGTCGTGGGGCGGGACAACGCGACCTTCGAGACCGACTATCCGCATGTCGACTCGACCTTCCCGCACACCGAGGAGGTCGCCCTCGACCATGTGAAGGGCCTCGACGACGAGACGGTCTACAAGCTGATGCGCGGCAACGCGATCCGCATGCTCGACCTGGACTTCGACAAGTAG
- the purU gene encoding formyltetrahydrofolate deformylase translates to MNEQSTRAAAPADQYVLTLACPDKPGIVHAVSSYLFMTGGNIEDSQQFGDHDTGLFFMRVHFSAEAPVNVEKLRASFAAIGDSFRMDWQINRADEKMRIVLMVSRFGHCLNDLLFRASIGALPVEVAAVVSNHTDFAELVGSYDIPFHHIPVTKETKAEAEARVLEIVREEKVELVVLARYMQVLSDDLCKQLNGRIINIHHSFLPSFKGAKPYHQAHARGVKLIGATAHYVTADLDEGPIIEQEVERVGHGVTPEGLVAVGRDVECQALARAVKWHAERRILMNGRRTVVFA, encoded by the coding sequence ATGAACGAGCAGTCCACCCGAGCCGCGGCGCCCGCCGACCAGTACGTCCTCACCCTCGCCTGCCCGGACAAGCCGGGCATCGTGCACGCCGTGTCGAGCTACCTCTTCATGACCGGCGGCAACATCGAGGACAGCCAGCAGTTCGGCGACCACGACACGGGACTGTTCTTCATGCGCGTCCACTTCTCGGCCGAGGCGCCGGTGAACGTGGAGAAGCTGCGGGCCAGCTTCGCGGCGATCGGTGACTCCTTCCGCATGGACTGGCAGATCAACCGGGCCGACGAGAAGATGCGCATCGTCCTCATGGTCAGCAGGTTCGGGCACTGCCTGAACGATCTGCTGTTCCGCGCGAGCATCGGGGCGCTGCCGGTGGAGGTGGCGGCCGTGGTCTCCAACCACACCGACTTCGCCGAGCTGGTGGGGTCGTACGACATCCCCTTCCACCACATCCCGGTGACCAAGGAGACCAAGGCCGAGGCCGAGGCGCGGGTGCTGGAGATCGTGCGCGAGGAGAAGGTCGAGCTGGTGGTGCTGGCCCGCTATATGCAGGTCCTCTCCGACGACCTCTGCAAGCAGCTCAACGGCCGCATCATCAACATCCACCACTCGTTCCTGCCGAGCTTCAAGGGCGCGAAGCCGTATCACCAGGCGCACGCGCGCGGTGTGAAGCTGATCGGGGCGACGGCGCACTATGTCACCGCCGACCTCGACGAGGGGCCGATCATCGAGCAGGAGGTCGAGCGGGTGGGGCACGGGGTGACGCCCGAGGGACTGGTCGCGGTCGGGCGGGACGTGGAGTGCCAGGCGCTGGCGCGGGCCGTGAAGTGGCATGCGGAGCGGCGGATTCTGATGAACGGGCGGCGGACGGTCGTTTTCGCGTAG
- a CDS encoding STAS domain-containing protein, whose translation MAVAFEVTDDEQDGHGEWAVLHVSGEMDLVTSPVLRQRVHDAVADGRRSLVLDLSGVVFCDSSGVGVLVATRRLMRSCRGRLRLILPADGHAGGGPAEGAHVSRVLAALGVRRLFDVHPDVRSAVAPEPDAEAGPLSA comes from the coding sequence ATCGCGGTGGCGTTCGAAGTGACCGACGACGAGCAGGACGGGCACGGTGAGTGGGCCGTGCTGCACGTGTCCGGGGAGATGGACCTCGTCACCTCGCCCGTGCTCCGCCAGCGAGTGCACGACGCGGTGGCCGACGGCCGCCGAAGTCTCGTCCTCGACCTCTCCGGCGTCGTCTTCTGCGACTCCAGCGGCGTGGGTGTGCTGGTCGCCACCCGCCGTCTGATGCGGTCCTGCCGGGGACGGCTGCGGCTGATCCTCCCCGCCGACGGCCACGCGGGCGGCGGCCCGGCCGAGGGCGCGCACGTCAGCCGTGTCCTCGCCGCGCTCGGTGTCCGCCGCCTCTTCGACGTCCACCCGGACGTCCGCTCGGCGGTCGCCCCGGAGCCCGACGCCGAGGCCGGCCCCCTCTCGGCCTGA
- a CDS encoding bifunctional DNA primase/polymerase — protein sequence MEETIAGPEAAQIPKQRGESLLDTAVRYAEERHWDVFPGTWLEAVDGVQICSCGNAACATPGAHPAREDWATQATGSATVARRLWSKQPSASILLPTGRTFDTIDVPETSGLLALARMERMELTLGPVTWTPDRRMQFFVLPGASAKVPDLVRKLGWSPLALDLKALGEGEYVAAPPTRYGSRGAVQWARRPTPANRWLPDAEELISPLAYACGRDGRR from the coding sequence GTGGAAGAGACCATCGCGGGCCCTGAAGCTGCCCAAATCCCGAAGCAGCGTGGTGAATCGCTGCTGGACACCGCCGTTCGATACGCCGAAGAGCGCCACTGGGACGTGTTCCCCGGCACTTGGCTGGAAGCCGTCGACGGGGTGCAGATCTGCTCCTGCGGCAACGCAGCGTGCGCCACCCCCGGCGCGCACCCGGCGCGCGAGGACTGGGCGACCCAGGCGACAGGCAGTGCGACCGTCGCACGCCGTCTGTGGTCGAAGCAGCCGAGCGCGTCGATCCTGCTGCCGACCGGCCGTACGTTCGACACGATCGACGTTCCCGAGACCTCGGGGCTCCTCGCCCTCGCCCGGATGGAGCGCATGGAGCTGACGCTCGGTCCGGTGACCTGGACGCCGGACCGCCGTATGCAGTTCTTCGTGCTGCCGGGCGCCTCGGCCAAGGTCCCCGATCTCGTACGGAAGTTGGGCTGGTCGCCGCTCGCGCTCGACCTCAAGGCGCTGGGTGAGGGCGAGTACGTGGCGGCTCCGCCGACGCGGTACGGGTCGCGGGGGGCCGTGCAGTGGGCCCGGCGGCCCACGCCCGCGAATCGGTGGCTGCCGGATGCGGAGGAACTGATCTCGCCGCTCGCCTATGCGTGCGGTAGGGACGGGCGGCGGTAG
- a CDS encoding ABC transporter substrate-binding protein — MTGFQARRTAPTTSLATFARDRAKSLVRATTLAACASLVAGCGVIPGTTGGSGEGPVTIMTWAPEKTAATNKPGMPAMAKAYARWVNANGGINGHELKILTCNDRNQTVSAAKCARRAADENVVAVVGSYSQHGRSFLAPLESAGIPYIGGYGVTDDEFASALSYPVNGGQASLMAGLGEQLAKACGPVALVRPDSIAGDQLPLLLDSGLASGGHGGSEDQLAAEDATEYGGHAREALRRASTDPVAEGCVVPALGDRTFTFMDSFRRDREDYPNVRTGTVLGSVDQTVIDATGGKSGPYEGAYVTGWYPVEKDKRWDRMKQVIREHAFDDNRIDPADPGVQTTWIAYTVLKAAIERIGDGEVTSQAVRRVLDDGLKVNTGGLTPPLSWRFEDLIASAGFPRLINPEVTFQVVRKGQLVAARRGFVDVEKTLVEAES, encoded by the coding sequence ATGACTGGCTTCCAGGCACGACGGACCGCTCCGACCACAAGCCTTGCCACCTTTGCCAGGGACCGCGCCAAAAGCCTGGTCAGAGCCACCACGCTGGCGGCGTGTGCCTCACTCGTCGCCGGGTGCGGGGTCATCCCTGGGACCACGGGGGGTTCCGGGGAGGGCCCCGTCACCATCATGACCTGGGCGCCGGAGAAGACGGCCGCCACCAACAAGCCCGGCATGCCCGCCATGGCGAAGGCGTACGCGCGCTGGGTCAACGCCAATGGTGGCATCAACGGCCACGAGCTGAAGATCCTCACCTGCAACGACCGCAACCAGACCGTGAGCGCCGCGAAGTGCGCCCGGCGCGCCGCCGACGAGAACGTCGTCGCGGTCGTCGGGTCCTACAGCCAGCACGGCCGGTCCTTCCTCGCCCCGCTGGAGTCCGCGGGCATCCCCTACATCGGCGGCTACGGCGTCACCGACGACGAGTTCGCCAGCGCGCTGTCCTACCCGGTCAACGGCGGCCAGGCCTCCCTGATGGCGGGCCTCGGCGAACAGCTCGCCAAGGCCTGCGGGCCGGTCGCCCTCGTCCGGCCCGACTCGATAGCCGGCGACCAGCTGCCGCTGCTGCTGGACTCGGGGCTGGCGTCCGGAGGGCACGGCGGGTCCGAGGACCAGCTGGCGGCCGAGGACGCGACCGAGTACGGGGGGCACGCCCGGGAGGCGCTGCGGCGGGCCAGCACCGATCCGGTCGCGGAGGGCTGTGTGGTGCCCGCGCTGGGCGACCGCACCTTCACCTTCATGGACTCCTTCCGCCGGGACCGCGAGGACTACCCGAACGTGCGCACCGGGACCGTCCTCGGCAGCGTCGACCAGACGGTGATCGACGCGACCGGCGGCAAGTCGGGGCCGTACGAGGGGGCGTACGTCACCGGCTGGTACCCGGTGGAGAAGGACAAGCGGTGGGATCGGATGAAGCAGGTGATCCGTGAGCACGCGTTCGACGACAACCGGATCGACCCGGCGGATCCGGGTGTGCAGACCACCTGGATCGCGTACACCGTGCTGAAGGCCGCGATCGAGAGGATCGGCGACGGCGAGGTCACCTCCCAGGCGGTCCGCCGTGTCCTCGACGACGGTCTGAAGGTGAACACGGGCGGTCTCACCCCGCCCCTCAGCTGGCGCTTCGAGGACCTCATCGCCTCCGCCGGCTTCCCCCGCCTCATCAACCCCGAGGTCACCTTCCAGGTCGTCCGCAAGGGCCAACTCGTCGCCGCCCGCCGGGGATTCGTCGACGTGGAGAAGACTCTGGTGGAGGCGGAAAGCTGA
- a CDS encoding SCO4402 family protein: MTVQGPETPSRRGRRSSTMGGMPLNDMPWWRWRSNVRSALHMLSDPAFQQNVWLAGVDGYGDVTDAVYRLVEDTWLDNWSAEKYVGTIFRDAQEAALVDTAVLRVLRIMHQVGPDAPVSAYLDHEAWPEAVRAAREAHVRLSTSDGEDPDTPPRTLEVLRIMTRAA; encoded by the coding sequence ATGACCGTCCAAGGTCCGGAGACCCCTTCCCGTCGCGGGCGTCGCTCATCCACCATGGGCGGCATGCCACTGAACGACATGCCGTGGTGGCGCTGGCGCAGCAATGTGCGCTCCGCGCTGCACATGCTCTCCGACCCCGCGTTCCAGCAGAACGTCTGGCTGGCCGGTGTCGACGGGTACGGGGACGTCACCGACGCCGTGTACCGACTGGTCGAGGACACCTGGCTGGACAACTGGTCCGCCGAGAAGTACGTCGGCACGATCTTCCGTGACGCCCAGGAGGCGGCCCTCGTCGACACCGCCGTGCTGCGCGTCCTGCGGATCATGCACCAGGTCGGCCCGGACGCGCCCGTCTCCGCGTACCTCGACCACGAGGCCTGGCCCGAGGCCGTCCGCGCCGCCCGCGAGGCCCACGTACGCCTCTCGACGAGCGACGGGGAGGACCCGGACACCCCGCCGCGCACGCTGGAGGTGCTGCGGATCATGACCAGGGCGGCGTAG